One genomic window of Punica granatum isolate Tunisia-2019 chromosome 1, ASM765513v2, whole genome shotgun sequence includes the following:
- the LOC116199574 gene encoding autophagy-related protein 18f: protein MIIAEFREPIYLGFWVLRVLVSWALVGIMRNNDGSKSPRSGRVNGFIPSSFRAISSYLRIVSSGASTVARSAASVASSIVDKDDDGAHDQVLWAGFDKLKIEGGISRRVLLLGYRSGFQVWDVEEVDNVRDLVSRHDGPVSFMQMVPNPSSLKNGEDKYVDSRPLLVVCADSSGGTNNFQDGFTTQTNGSIPGVHNDQGNITFLPTIIRFYSLRSQTYVHVLKFRSVIYSVRCSGRVVAISQAVQIHCLDAATLERTYTIITNPIVPGYLSAGGSVGYGPLAVGPRWMAYSGIAISDSHSGRVIPKHFTSSASFSGFPSHGSLVAHYAKESSKQLAAGIVTLGDMGYKQLSRYCSELLPDNSTLHSGDSGWKVVNCHVQDGDNVGMVVVRDIVSRSVVAQFRAHKSPISALCFDPSGTLLVTASIQGHNINVFKIMPGCFEAGKSYMHLYQLQRGLTNAVIRDISFSNDSRWIMISSSRGTSHLFYINPQGGPVNFHLPSSGVSAQNNGFSYSWTTANWAANPETQILSQNFLCAAGPPITLSAVSRIRNGSSGWRGTVSGAAAAATGRMNSFSGAIASVFHDCKGTENFGDRNSERAKFQLLVFSPSGSMIQYALRIPSGGLDLMMGLDNSPYESASDSDGKMLVEAIQKWNVCQKQNRREREESLDVYGENNGNMDSKKIYPEGLIKGNSLFNGVGEHASKFRSTGDEHHLYISEAELLMHPAQIPLWAKPGIYFQSMTVEGIESDDQNTLGGEIQIERIPTRTIEARSKDLVPVFDYLRASKDHAGVPKLEKARLSLEMSPRNGIEEATFDGHLMPPPEEIKHGGLVNNSATMNLEARLNTAVNNREKSKPEVPLKTVNSDEESLGMENHFEEKDEFD from the exons ATGATCATAGCTGAATTTAGGGAACCAATCTATTTGGGGTTCTGGGTGCTCAGGGTGTTGGTCTCTTGGGCTTTGGTGGGGATTATGAGGAATAATGATGGGTCGAAGTCGCCTCGATCGGGTCGTGTTAATGGGTTCATACCGAGCTCGTTCCGTGCGATTTCGAGCTATCTGAGGATAGTTTCTTCAGGTGCTTCAACTGTTGCCCGGTCTGCAGCTTCTGTGGCGTCATCTATTGTGGATAAGGATGATGATGGTGCCCATGATCAG GTACTCTGGGCTGGGTTTGACAAGCTAAAGATCGAGGGAGGCATCAGTAGGAGAGTTCTCCTTCTTGGGTATCGATCAGGGTTCCAAGTTTGGGATGTGGAAGAAGTGGACAATGTCCGAGACCTAGTCTCGAGACACGATGGGCCAGTTTCATTCATGCAAATGGTACCCAATCCCAGCTCTCTGAAGAATGGAGAAGACAAGTATGTAGATAGTCGACCCCTACTTGTGGTTTGTGCTGACAGCTCTGGGGGCACTAATAACTTCCAGGATGGGTTCACGACTCAAACAAATGGGAGCATTCCTGGCGTCCACAATGACCAAGGGAATATCACGTTTTTGCCAACCATTATTCGGTTCTATTCCCTAAGGTCTCAGACCTATGTACATGTGCTGAAGTTCAGATCAGTTATTTACTCAGTGAGATGCAGCGGTCGGGTTGTCGCAATATCTCAAGCAGTTCAG ATTCACTGTCTTGATGCTGCGACATTAGAAAGAACATATACTATCATTACGAACCCCATAGTTCCGGGTTATTTGAGCGCTGGTGGCAGCGTGGGCTACGGGCCTCTTGCAGTGGGCCCACGGTGGATGGCTTATAGTGGGATTGCAATATCAGATTCCCACAGTGGACGCGTCATTCCAAAGCATTTTACTTCCTCGGCAAGTTTCTCTGGGTTCCCTTCGCATGGAAGCTTAGTTGCACACTATGCAAAAGAATCAAGCAAGCAACTTGCTGCTGGGATTGTGACCCTTGGAGACATGGGCTATAAACAGTTGTCTCGGTATTGCTCCGAGCTTCTACCTGACAACAGTACTCTTCATTCAGGGGATTCTGGGTGGAAGGTGGTCAATTGTCACGTGCAAGATGGAGATAATGTCGGAATG GTGGTTGTCAGAGATATTGTCAGTAGATCCGTGGTTGCCCAGTTTAGGGCACACAAGAGTCCTATCTCTGCATTATGCTTTGATCCTAGCGGGACCCTCCTAGTGACTGCATCCATTCAGGGTCACAATATAAATGTTTTCAAGATAATGCCTGGCTGCTTCGAGGCAGGCAAATCCTATATGCACCTTTACCAGCTCCAACGTGGCTTAACCAATGCT GTTATCCGAGATATTAGTTTTAGCAATGATAGCAGATGGATCATGATCAGCTCCTCAAGGGGGACAAGCCATCTCTTCTATATAAACCCACAGGGTGGGCCTGTCAATTTTCATTTGCCCTCTTCTGGAGTTTCAGCCCAAAATAATGGGTTTAGTTATTCTTGGACAACTGCTAACTGGGCTGCTAATCCTGAAACTCAGATCTTGAGCCAAAATTTCCTCTGTGCAGCAGGACCCCCAATCACTCTCTCTGCTGTTAGCCGAATCAGAAATGGGAGTAGCGGGTGGAGGGGTACGGTAAGTGGGGCAGCAGCTGCTGCAACAGGCAGAATGAATTCTTTCTCAGGTGCTATAGCTTCTGTTTTTCATGACTGCAAAGGGACCGAAAACTTTGGAGATCGGAACTCTGAAAGGGCAAAGTTCCAGCTCTTGGTATTCTCTCCTTCAGGTTCTATGATACAGTATGCATTGAGAATCCCCAGTGGTGGTCTAGACCTGATGATGGGATTAGATAATAGTCCATATGAGTCTGCATCAGATTCTGATGGGAAGATGTTGGTAGAGGCAATCCAGAAATGGAATGTCTGTCAGAAGCAGAATCGAAGGGAGCGGGAGGAATCTCTTGATGTTTATGGCGAGAACAATGGAAACATGGACAGCAAGAAAATATATCCTGAAGGTTTAATTAAAGGGAATTCTTTGTTCAATGGAGTAGGAGAACATGCGTCAAAATTTAGGAGTACTGGTGATGAGCACCATCTGTATATTTCTGAGGCTGAATTACTGATGCATCCTGCTCAGATTCCATTGTGGGCAAAGCCCGGG ATCTACTTTCAGTCAATGACCGTGGAAGGGATTGAATCGGATGATCAAAACACTTTGGGAGGTGAAATTCAGATCGAGAGGATCCCAACACGCACTATAGAAGCCAGGTCGAAGGACCTGGTCCCAGTTTTCGATTATCTTAGAGCGTCCAAGGATCACGCTGG agttccaaaattggaaaaagcAAGGCTCTCATTGGAGATGAGCCCTCGCAATGGCATCGAAGAGGCTACTTTTGATGGTCATCTGATGCCCCCGCCAGAAGAAATCAAGCATGGCGGACTTGTAAATAACAGTGCCACAATGAACTTAGAGGCTCGACTTAATACTGCTGTAAATAATAGAGAAAAGTCGAAGCCAGAGGTTCCACTTAAGACTGTAAATAGCGATGAAGAAAGCTTGGGAATGGAGAATCATTTTGAGGAGAAAGACGAATTCGATTAG
- the LOC116199592 gene encoding LOW QUALITY PROTEIN: kinesin-like protein KIN-14N (The sequence of the model RefSeq protein was modified relative to this genomic sequence to represent the inferred CDS: inserted 2 bases in 1 codon): MVGTATAALRARQAFSVVNGGQDLCPNSAPQSNAGSECGGIEFTREDVEALLNEKVKTKNKFNYKERCENMMEYIKRLRLCLRWFQEVEAGYVSEHERLTISLEIAERRLAEIEVSSLNKEEELSSIIVELRKNLSSVQEKLAKEQADKMAAVDSLVKEREGRLSSEKSQASLSEELARAQLELSSANQRIASVNDMYKRLQEYNTSLQQYNCKLQSDLNTASENLKRVEKEKATVVENLSHLRGQHSSLQEQFTSVKASHEEASKQKEVLANEVQCLRGDLQQVRDERDKNREQVEALTVEVVKYKEYTGRSIAELDNLTLKSNDLEARCLNQSEQIRTLQDKLLIAETKLQEYGISSVETQAECQEQRKLIGDLQSRLADAEFKVIEGEKLRKKLHNTILELKGNIRVFCRVRPLLPEESSAEGKSTSYPTSMEALGRGIDLVQNGQKHSFMFDKVFMPEASQEEVFVEISQLVQSALDGYKVCIFAYGQTGSGKTYTMMGKPGIPEEKGLIPRCLEQIFQTKQSLLSQGWKYDMQVSMLEIYNETIRDLLPSNRSNNDVARIENGSASKQYTIKHDANGNTHVSDLTVVDVCSMREVSYLLNHAAHSRSVGRTQMNEQSSRSHFVFTMRISGVNESTEQQVQGVLNLIDLAGXERLSKSGSTGDRLKETQAINKSLSSLSDVIFALAKKEDHIPFRNSKLTYLLQPCLGGDSKTLMFANISPDPSSSGESLCSLRFAARVNACEIGVPRRHMGTRSFESRLSYG, from the exons ATGGTGGGGACAGCTACAGCAGCCTTGAGAGCACGGCAGGCTTTCTCGGTGGTGAATGGAGGGCAAGATCTCTGCCCGAACAGCGCTCCTCAGAGCAATGCCGGGTCCGAGTGCGGGGGGATCGAGTTCACCCGGGAGGATGTCGAGGCCTTGCTGAATGAGAAGGTCAAGACCAAGAATAAGTTCAACTACAAG GAGAGGTGCGAGAACATGATGGAGTACATAAAGAGGCTGAGACTTTGCCTCAGATGGTTCCAAGAGGTGGAGGCAGGCTACGTTAGCGAGCACGAGAGGTTAACTATTTCTCTTGAAATCGCGGAACGAAGGCTTGCTGAAATCG AGGTTTCATCATTAAACAAGGAAGAAGAACTGAGTTCCATAATCGTTGAGCTCCGAAAGAATCTCTCATCCGTACAAGAGAAACTCGCGAAAGAACAAGCAGATAAGATG GCTGCAGTCGACTCTCTTGTAAAAGAGAGGGAAGGCAGACTTAGCAGCGAAAAATCCCAGGCCTCACTTTCTGAAGAGCTAGCAAGAGCGCAACTGGAGCTATCAAGTGCTAATCAGAGG ATAGCGTCGGTTAATGACATGTACAAGAGGCTGCAAGAGTACAACACAAGCCTGCAGCAATACAACTGCAAGCTTCAGTCGGACCTTAACACTGCTAGTGAGAACCTTAAGCGAGTtgagaaagaaaaagcaacTGTTGTCGAGAACCTCAGCCATTTGAGAGGTCAACACAGCTCATTGCAAGAGCAGTTTACTTCAGTCAAA GCTTCTCATGAGGAGGCCTCAAAGCAAAAGGAGGTTTTGGCAAATGAAGTACAGTGCTTGAGGGGAGACCTTCAACAGGTTCGGGACGAGCGTGATAAAAATCGGGAGCAAGTCGAAGCTTTAACAGTGGAAGTTGTGAAGTACAAGGAGTACACTGGGAGGTCTATTGCTGAATTGGATAACTTGACTTTAAAATCAAATGATCTTGAG GCAAGATGTTTGAACCAAAGCGAGCAGATAAGGACATTGCAAGATAAGTTGTTGATAGCAGAGACAAAATTACAG GAATACGGTATATCTTCTGTGGAAACGCAAGCCGAATGTCAAGAGCAAAGAAAACTTATCGGTGATTTACAAAGTCGCCTTGCTGACGCAGAATTCAAGGTCATCGAGGGCGAGAAATTGCGTAAAAAATTGCATAACACAATTCTG GAATTAAAAGGAAATATCCGAGTGTTCTGCAGAGTCCGACCTCTTCTTCCCGAAGAGAGTAGTGCAGAAGGGAAATCTACATCCTACCCTACATCAATGGAGGCTCTTGGAAGGGGGATTGATTTGGTCCAAAATG GGCAGAAACATTCTTTCATGTTTGATAAAGTATTTATGCCGGAGGCATCACAAGAGGAGGTTTTTGTCGAGATATCACAGCTTGTTCAAAGCGCTCTCGATGGTTATAAG GTATGCATTTTTGCTTATGGTCAAACAGGTTCAGGCAAAACCTATACAATGATGGGTAAGCCAGGAATTCCAGAAGAGAAAGGGTTGATACCTCGTTGTTtagaacaaatatttcaaacgAAACAATCTCTTCTGTCACAGGGCTGGAAATACGACATGCAG GTATCAATGTTGGAAATTTACAACGAAACAATCCGCGACCTATTGCCTTCCAACCGATCAAACAATGACGTTGCGCGGATAGAGAATGGTAGCGCTTCAAAGCAATACACAATCAAACACGATGCAAATGGGAATACTCACGTCTCCGATCTTACAGTTGTGGATGTCTGCAGCATGAGAGAGGTCTCGTATCTTCTCAACCATGCTGCTCATAGCAG ATCTGTTGGAAGGACTCAGATGAATGAGCAATCATCTAGAAGTCATTTCGTTTTCACAATGCGAATTTCTGGAGTTAATGAG AGCACCGAGCAACAAGTTCAAGGAGTTTTGAATCTCATCGATCTCGCGGG TGAGCGCCTCTCTAAGAGTGGGTCCACTGGGGACCGCTTGAAGGAAACACAA GCTATCAACAAGAGTTTATCATCCCTAAGCGATGTTATATTTGCTTTGGCAAAAAAAGAGGATCATATACCGTTCCGAAACTCGAAGCTAACATATCTCCTTCAG CCTTGCCTTGGGGGTGACTCGAAGACTTTGATGTTCGCTAACATCTCTCCGGACCCTAGCTCTTCAGGCGAGTCACTCTGCTCCTTACGGTTCGCTGCAAGAGTGAATGCGTGCGAGATTGGGGTTCCACGGCGCCACATGGGCACAAGATCTTTCGAGTCTCGCCTGAGCTACGGGTGA
- the LOC116199613 gene encoding probable histone H2A.1, with the protein MAGRGKTLGSGTAKKATSRSSKAGLQFPVGRIARFLKAGKYAERVGAGAPVYLAAVLEYLAAEVLELAGNAARDNKKTRIVPRHIQLAVRNDEELSKLLGDVTIANGGVMPNIHNLLLPKKTGTSGSKASADED; encoded by the exons ATGGCAGGCAGAGGAAAGACGCTGGGTTCGGGTACGGCGAAGAAAGCGACTTCGAGGAGCAGCAAGGCGGGGCTCCAATTCCCGGTCGGCCGTATAGCTCGTTTCCTCAAGGCTGGCAAGTATGCTGAGCGCGTCGGTGCCGGTGCTCCGGTGTACCTTGCCGCTGTCCTCGAGTACCTCGCTGCTGAG GTTCTTGAATTAGCAGGCAACGCTGCCCGGGACAACAAGAAGACAAGAATCGTCCCCCGGCATATCCAGCTCGCAGTCAGGAACGACGAAGAGCTGAGCAAGCTCCTTGGGGACGTAACGATTGCCAACGGAGGTGTGATGCCCAACATCCACAATCTCCTGTTGCCCAAGAAGACAGGAACCTCAGGCTCCAAGGCCTCTGCTGACGAAGATTAA
- the LOC116199581 gene encoding transcription factor ILR3-like isoform X1 — protein sequence MVSPESTNWLFDCGLIEDITVPDGSFQVSGSGFSWPIQAVNESSIFSSKIDGSLGESDGPKETGSKKRNRSEPCGTSSSKACREKLRRDRLNDKFTELGCILEPGRPPKTDKAAILIDAVRMVTQLRGEAQKLKESNSSLQEKIKELKAEKNELHDEKRRLKAEKEKLGQQLKTMSTQPSFMPAPPPPVIPAAFAAVPHGQVPAPRNKLVPFISYPGVAMWQFMPPATVDTSQDHVLRPPVA from the exons ATGGTTTCTCCGGAGAGCACCAATTGGCTGTTTGACTGCGGGTTGATTGAAGACATCACCGTCCCCGATGGGAGTTTCCAGGTCTCCGGTTCGGGCTTCTCGTGGCCCATTCAGGCCGTGAACGAGTCTTCCATCTTCAG CTCAAAAATTGATGGATCCTTGGGAGAATCTGATGGCCCTAAGGAGACTGGCTCAAAAAAGAG GAACAGATCTGAGCCATGCGGAACATCTAGTTCCAAGGCTTGTAGGGAGAAGTTGCGGAGAGATAGACTAAATGACAa GTTTACGGAGTTGGGATGCATACTGGAGCCTGGAAGGCCTCCTAAGACTGACAAGGCTGCCATCTTGATTGACGCTGTTCGAATGGTGACTCAGTTGCGGGGTGAAGCCCAGAAATTGAAGGAGTCCAACTCTAGCCTCCAGGAGAAAATCAAAGAGTTGAAA GCTGAGAAAAATGAGCTCCACGATGAGAAACGGAGGCTGAAGGCGGAGAAGGAGAAACTGGGGCAGCAGCTGAAGACCATGAGTACGCAGCCGAGCTTCATGCCTGCTCCTCCACCTCCTGTGATCCCTGCTGCCTTTGCCGCTGTGCCTCATGGCCAAGTTCCTGCTCCCAGGAACAAATTGGTCCCATTCATCAGCTACCCAGGAGTCGCCATGTGGCAGTTCATGCCTCCTGCCACTGTGGATACCTCACAGGATCATGTCCTCCGCCCGCCCGTGGCTTGA
- the LOC116192085 gene encoding disease resistance protein At4g27190-like, with protein sequence MEGIIGAITTEASKQLIGLMVSKARTFLNSNANLNSLEDELLKLAARKCSILESIDCGVREGKSISSQTNKWLEDVAETEHDAQQILEEIPERRILGLSSVSARYRSSKASAEALGKVKRLVDSCNFQVMLENKRSPIRAVETREAASLDGQEAATEMLRRLAEFVKDNSVNRVAVWGTGGVGKTTLVKNFNNKFEFLLTELFDIVIWVTVSRDMDLAQVQAQIAERLNLEFYAGESMHRRANRLHRRLMLRRKSLLIFDDVWQKIDLEDVGVPQGDNQGKCKIIMTTRVFDVCRDMMTDEDIKVDVLNDDASWNLFAQMAGQEVEREDINCLARAICRKCCGLPLAIRTVAMSMRTKKMIELWRDTLHQLKCPSPRSWMLEKEVFLPLKVSYNSLPSKIHQDCFLYCSLYLANSSINVDELVQCWVADGLIDRHQNLDESFNNGIALIESLKDSCMLEQGDRPGTVKMHDVWRDLALYICCTEQERGFYCHSSVVSLYEDTPETPHKVSKPSLRRVSLVSTNTTDLPTRWTSQELTVLLLQGNPIKRIPESSFRELRQLRYVNLSSTHITSLPLSLLLLKKLHSLLLRDCWLIERLPPLGALHSLEFLDLSGTRLRELPKEMGKLTRLRTLNLSRTYHLEHIEFGTLSCLSSLEALDMSFSAYKWDKKSNLGEQRAAFDELLPLEKLSTLHLRLDTFDCLPERANSLMERLRKFRIWVSMRSCESGYLPIQQDEKRAILRGVDLMVQNRGLEVLLQHCTALDLVSCGGISELSEIVTRTSLNGQQNLKSITITGCPWIRNILSGEKILRPVLTNLEHLGLYHLGNLEKILDGMVPKGCFGKLKTIEISNCQKLKKLSSYALLRQIRNLQEVKISECEEMKFIFSAKVSRRFLPKLRAIEIRDLKSLRTICHGNSTFPSLGRIEVSNCPKLQKLPFSFCRGCAIREIRGDLEWWNNLVWPDEDTKASLQERFQVFITTPRRREDTQG encoded by the exons ATGGAAGGGATCATAGGTGCCATCACCACTGAGGCCAGTAAGCAGTTGATCGGCCTCATGGTTTCGAAGGCCAGGACTTTCCTGAACTCGAATGCCAACTTAAATTCACTAGAAGACGAACTCCTGAAGCTCGCTGCACGGAAGTGCAGCATATTAGAGAGCATCGATTGTGGTGTCAGGGAAGGCAAGTCAATAAGCTCACAGACCAACAAGTGGCTCGAGGATGTGGCGGAAACTGAGCATGATGCGCAGCAGATCCTCGAGGAGATCCCTGAGAGGAGGATCTTGGGCCTTTCTAGTGTCAGCGCCCGATACCGGAGCAGTAAAGCATCGGCAGAGGCACTTGGGAAGGTCAAGAGGCTTGTGGACTCATGCAACTTCCAGGTCATGCTGGAAAACAAGAGGTCCCCAATCAGAGCCGTCGAGACACGAGAGGCAGCTTCCCTTGATGGCCAGGAAGCGGCTACAGAGATGCTAAGGCGGCTCGCAGAGTTCGTGAAGGACAACTCAGTTAACAGGGTGGCAGTCTGGGGAACGGGTGGGGTCGGGAAAACGACACTGGTGAAGAACTTCAACAACAAGTTTGAGTTCCTTTTGACAGAGTTGTTCGACATAGTCATCTGGGTCACAGTCTCGAGGGACATGGACCTGGCTCAAGTCCAGGCACAGATCGCCGAGCGGCTCAACCTCGAGTTTTACGCAGGGGAGAGCATGCATAGAAGGGCTAATAGACTGCACCGCAGATTGATGTTGAGGAGGAAATCCCTCCTCATCTTTGACGATGTGTGGCAGAAGATCGACTTGGAGGATGTGGGTGTCCCGCAGGGGGATAATCAAGGCAAGTGCAAGATCATTATGACTACACGAGTTTTCGATGTCTGTCGGGACATGATGACCGATGAAGACATCAAGGTCGATGTCCTGAATGATGACGCATCCTGGAACCTGTTCGCACAGATGGCAGGGCAGGAGGTCGAGAGAGAAGACATCAATTGCTTGGCGCGTGCTATCTGTCGGAAGTGCTGTGGGTTGCCACTAGCTATCAGAACCGTTGCCATGTCGATGAGAACTAAGAAGATGATCGAGCTGTGGAGAGACACTCTCCACCAGCTGAAGTGCCCATCACCTCGCTCATGGATGCTCGAGAAGGAGGTTTTCTTGCCGCTGAAGGTAAGTTACAATTCCTTGCCAAGCAAGATTCACCAGGACTGCTTTTTGTACTGTTCCCTGTACCTAGCCAACTCTTCGATCAACGTGGACGAACTGGTACAGTGCTGGGTGGCCGATGGGCTTATAGATAGGCATCAGAATTTGGACGAGTCCTTCAATAACGGGATTGCCCTGATTGAGAGTTTGAAGGACTCGTGCATGCTGGAGCAGGGAGATCGGCCTGGGACTGTGAAGATGCATGACGTGTGGAGAGACTTGGCCCTTTATATTTGCTGTACAGAACAAGAACGAGGGTTTTATTGTCATTCGAGCGTTGTTTCGTTGTATGAAGACACGCCTGAAACTCCTCACAAGGTGTCGAAGCCTTCCTTGAGAAGAGTTTCACTTGTGAGCACAAACACGACTGACTTGCCAACCCGGTGGACGTCCCAAGAGCTCACTGTCCTGCTCCTGCAGGGCAACCCTATCAAGAGAATACCCGAATCATCCTTCCGGGAACTGAGGCAGCTGAGGTACGTGAACTTAAGCAGCACGCACATAACTTCcttgcctctctctctcctcttatTGAAGAAGCTCCATTCACTCCTCCTGAGGGACTGTTGGCTCATCGAAAGGTTACCTCCCCTTGGGGCTCTCCACAGTCTTGAATTCCTCGATCTATCGGGGACTCGCTTGAGAGAGCTCCCAAAGGAAATGGGTAAACTAACCCGGTTGAGAACCTTAAACTTGTCCCGGACATACCATTTAGAGCACATTGAGTTTGGGACTCTGTCATGCTTGTCAAGTCTCGAGGCCCTAGACATGTCCTTTAGTGCCTATAAATGGGATAAGAAGTCGAATCTCGGAGAGCAGAGGGCAGCCTTCGACGAGTTGCTGCCCCTAGAGAAGCTCTCCACCCTTCACTTGAGACTAGATACCTTTGACTGCCTCCCCGAGAGAGCCAATAGTTTGATGGAACGGCTGCGAAAATTCAGGATATGGGTTAGTATGAGAAGCTGCGAATCGggatatttaccgattcagcAGGACGAGAAGCGTGCCATTCTTCGAGGAGTGGATCTTATGGTTCAAAATAGAGGCCTGGAGGTCCTGCTACAGCATTGCACCGCTTTGGACCTTGTAAGCTGTGGAGGCATCAGCGAACTATCAGAGATCGTTACTAGGACAAGCTTGAATGGGCAGCAGAACCTGAAGTCGATCACCATAACGGGCTGTCCCTGGATCAGAAACATCTTGAGCGGGGAGAAGATCCTCAGGCCTGTCCTAACGAACTTGGAGCACCTCGGCCTATACCACTTGGGGAATCTGGAGAAGATCCTAGACGGAATGGTGCCAAAAGGCTGCTTCGGGAAGTTAAAAACCATCGAAATCTCAAACTGCCAGAAGCTGAAGAAGCTCTCTTCGTATGCTCTTCTGAGGCAGATCAGGAACCTCCAGGAAGTCAAGATCAGCGAGTGTGAGGAGATGAAGTTTATATTCTCCGCGAAAGTGTCTCGGAGGTTCCTGCCCAAGCTGAGGGCCATAGAGATAAGGGACCTGAAAAGCTTAAGGACCATTTGTCACGGGAATTCGACTTTCCCGAGCCTGGGTAGGATCGAGGTGAGCAACTGCCCAAAGCTGCAGAAGCTTCCTTTCTCCTTCTGCAGGGGATGTGCCATTAGAGAGATCAGAGGAGACTTGGAGTGGTGGAACAACCTCGTTTGGCCAGATGAGGATACCAAAGCCAGCCTTCAGGAAAGATTCCAAGTGTTCATAACCACTCCTCGCAGAAGAGAAGATACACAG GGCTGA
- the LOC116199581 gene encoding transcription factor ILR3-like isoform X2 — MVSPESTNWLFDCGLIEDITVPDGSFQVSGSGFSWPIQAVNESSIFSSKIDGSLGESDGPKETGSKKRSEPCGTSSSKACREKLRRDRLNDKFTELGCILEPGRPPKTDKAAILIDAVRMVTQLRGEAQKLKESNSSLQEKIKELKAEKNELHDEKRRLKAEKEKLGQQLKTMSTQPSFMPAPPPPVIPAAFAAVPHGQVPAPRNKLVPFISYPGVAMWQFMPPATVDTSQDHVLRPPVA; from the exons ATGGTTTCTCCGGAGAGCACCAATTGGCTGTTTGACTGCGGGTTGATTGAAGACATCACCGTCCCCGATGGGAGTTTCCAGGTCTCCGGTTCGGGCTTCTCGTGGCCCATTCAGGCCGTGAACGAGTCTTCCATCTTCAG CTCAAAAATTGATGGATCCTTGGGAGAATCTGATGGCCCTAAGGAGACTGGCTCAAAAAAGAG ATCTGAGCCATGCGGAACATCTAGTTCCAAGGCTTGTAGGGAGAAGTTGCGGAGAGATAGACTAAATGACAa GTTTACGGAGTTGGGATGCATACTGGAGCCTGGAAGGCCTCCTAAGACTGACAAGGCTGCCATCTTGATTGACGCTGTTCGAATGGTGACTCAGTTGCGGGGTGAAGCCCAGAAATTGAAGGAGTCCAACTCTAGCCTCCAGGAGAAAATCAAAGAGTTGAAA GCTGAGAAAAATGAGCTCCACGATGAGAAACGGAGGCTGAAGGCGGAGAAGGAGAAACTGGGGCAGCAGCTGAAGACCATGAGTACGCAGCCGAGCTTCATGCCTGCTCCTCCACCTCCTGTGATCCCTGCTGCCTTTGCCGCTGTGCCTCATGGCCAAGTTCCTGCTCCCAGGAACAAATTGGTCCCATTCATCAGCTACCCAGGAGTCGCCATGTGGCAGTTCATGCCTCCTGCCACTGTGGATACCTCACAGGATCATGTCCTCCGCCCGCCCGTGGCTTGA